In the genome of Polaribacter atrinae, one region contains:
- a CDS encoding tyrosine-type recombinase/integrase has protein sequence MAVKVKLREKNISGGRKSLYLDFYPAITNHKTGKKTRREFLGLYLYLDKKELKSDLQKLEERIKNLKLQGKDTTSQEKELLDTETFLKTFKGLSSTDKMHNSNTLRRAESIRQKRDNIIGKPEIYSNVEKEQLRINELGEQCFIEYLKKLANKKYGSTHSSWISALKFFEAFTKGSVKFKDLTPNLLEDFKSYLLKANSNKSSKVKLKINTASSYFNKIKAALKQAYKDEILQTDLNNKISPIAEEETRRDFLTIEEVNILYKTSCKNILLRQAAIFSALTGMAFKEIQNMVWDDITFSQNTGYTILTKRQKTKSDNYLPISEQAFSLLGKRKEPTEKVFKGLKYSAYNNKHLAEWISSAGISKKITFHCFRHTYATLQLSNGTDMYTLSKMLGHKSIKTTEIYAKIIDKVKRDTTDKIKLDL, from the coding sequence ATGGCAGTAAAAGTTAAATTAAGAGAAAAAAATATTTCTGGAGGACGTAAAAGTTTATACCTCGACTTCTACCCTGCCATTACAAATCATAAAACAGGAAAAAAAACACGTAGAGAGTTTCTAGGGCTGTACCTTTATTTAGATAAAAAAGAGCTAAAAAGTGATTTACAAAAATTAGAAGAAAGAATAAAAAACCTAAAGTTACAGGGTAAGGATACTACATCACAAGAAAAAGAGCTCCTAGATACTGAAACTTTTTTAAAGACTTTCAAAGGACTATCTTCTACAGACAAAATGCACAATTCTAACACCTTAAGAAGAGCAGAAAGTATTAGGCAAAAACGTGATAACATTATAGGTAAACCAGAAATTTATAGTAATGTAGAGAAGGAACAATTAAGAATTAATGAGTTAGGTGAACAATGTTTTATTGAGTATCTAAAAAAACTAGCTAATAAGAAGTACGGCTCTACGCATAGTAGCTGGATTTCTGCTTTAAAATTCTTTGAAGCTTTCACAAAAGGAAGTGTAAAATTTAAAGATCTTACTCCTAACCTATTAGAGGATTTTAAAAGTTATTTACTAAAAGCAAATAGCAATAAGAGTAGTAAAGTAAAGCTTAAAATTAATACTGCATCTTCTTACTTCAATAAGATAAAGGCTGCTCTAAAACAGGCATATAAAGACGAGATACTCCAAACTGATTTAAATAATAAGATATCCCCCATAGCAGAAGAAGAAACAAGAAGAGATTTCCTAACAATAGAAGAGGTAAATATATTATATAAAACCTCCTGTAAAAATATCTTATTAAGACAAGCAGCTATCTTCTCAGCACTTACAGGAATGGCCTTTAAAGAAATCCAAAATATGGTTTGGGACGACATTACTTTTTCTCAAAACACTGGCTATACAATATTAACAAAAAGACAAAAAACTAAAAGTGATAATTATTTACCTATATCTGAACAAGCATTTAGCTTATTAGGCAAACGCAAAGAACCTACTGAAAAAGTATTTAAAGGATTAAAATATTCAGCATACAATAATAAACATTTAGCTGAGTGGATAAGTTCTGCTGGAATATCAAAAAAGATTACCTTTCATTGCTTTAGACACACTTACGCAACTTTACAGTTAAGCAACGGAACAGATATGTATACTTTATCAAAAATGTTAGGACATAAGAGTATAAAAACAACTGAAATCTATGCAAAAATTATAGATAAGGTGAAACGAGATACAACTGATAAAATCAAACTTGACCTATAA
- a CDS encoding helix-turn-helix domain-containing protein — protein sequence MSNLNFESLPQVVHELSVKIDNFALLLKSTTQREDQNDLLNTKEAAKFLNLSVPTLYSKVSKKEIPHMKRGKRLYFSKLELTDYIKSGKVFSDEEIDEQTDNFLSNSKK from the coding sequence ATGAGTAATTTAAATTTTGAATCATTACCACAGGTAGTCCACGAATTAAGTGTCAAAATTGATAACTTTGCTTTGTTGTTAAAATCAACAACCCAGCGTGAAGATCAAAACGATCTTCTAAATACTAAGGAAGCTGCAAAATTCTTAAACCTTTCAGTACCTACTCTATACAGCAAAGTTAGTAAAAAAGAGATCCCTCATATGAAACGAGGTAAAAGGCTCTACTTCTCTAAATTAGAACTTACTGACTATATAAAATCAGGTAAAGTATTCTCTGACGAAGAAATTGATGAACAAACCGACAACTTCTTGTCTAACTCTAAAAAATAG
- a CDS encoding DUF1643 domain-containing protein — translation MKKQYKITGLYYQTQGFNFRKYLDLKNVKLSCKTPDLMVIMMNPGGSYPLDKIDNNTTASEAIPDRTQSQVIQVMQNAGFNYARVLNLSDIREPKSNLFYDKIAELDTKGIAHSIFDDTRKEDLSQLWVNTATVIYGWGVSNKLKPLALKAIAACNASNPYGILKAGTNWAYYHPLPPIHSKQIEWVKEVSKQLKT, via the coding sequence ATGAAAAAACAATACAAAATAACAGGTTTATACTACCAGACACAAGGTTTTAACTTCCGCAAGTACTTAGATCTCAAAAACGTTAAATTAAGCTGTAAAACGCCTGATTTAATGGTAATAATGATGAACCCAGGAGGCTCATATCCTCTTGATAAGATTGACAATAATACCACAGCATCAGAAGCTATTCCAGACCGAACACAGTCGCAAGTAATTCAGGTAATGCAGAATGCTGGATTTAACTACGCAAGAGTCTTAAACCTATCTGATATACGTGAACCAAAGAGCAATCTCTTTTATGATAAAATAGCGGAGCTAGATACTAAAGGTATTGCACACTCTATATTTGATGATACAAGAAAGGAAGACCTCAGCCAATTATGGGTAAATACTGCAACTGTTATCTATGGTTGGGGTGTCTCTAACAAATTAAAGCCTTTAGCTTTAAAAGCTATTGCAGCTTGCAACGCTTCAAATCCCTACGGAATTTTAAAAGCTGGTACTAACTGGGCTTATTATCATCCATTGCCACCTATCCACAGTAAACAGATTGAATGGGTAAAAGAGGTTTCTAAACAATTAAAAACTTAA
- a CDS encoding type I restriction-modification system subunit M, whose translation MITGELKSQVDKIWDAFWTGGISNPLSVIEQFTYLLFIRRLDERQLLEEKKANTVGIPIQNEIFSPAQKELRWSSFKNKDPQSMFDVFTKPMVDEMTVFDHMKQVGNTGGVFAEFMSKANFIIATPRLLDQVVQLIDKINMNDRDTKGDLYEYMLSKIASAGTNGQFRTPRHIIKMMVDMTQPKKDDVICDPSSGTAGFLVAAGEYFRENHEDWFLDKTFRDHFNNEMFNGVEIDDTMIRIGAMNLQLHGIESPNLMKNDALSESAGDIRDKYSLILANPPFKGSLDYDGVENSILKTVKSKKTELLFLGLMLRMLKSGGRCAVIVPDGVLFGSSNAHKQIRKEIIEKHKLDAVISMPSGVFKPYAGVSTAVLFFTKTGTGGTDHVWFYDMKADGYSLDDKRNDSKDNDIPDILNRYRNLEEEKGRAKTDKSFLVPFDEIKENDWDLSINRYKEIIYDEIVYDAPADIIKEIETLDTERNQALAALKEMLR comes from the coding sequence ATGATTACTGGAGAGTTAAAATCACAAGTAGATAAAATTTGGGATGCCTTCTGGACAGGCGGAATTTCTAACCCCTTATCTGTTATAGAACAGTTTACCTACTTACTATTTATAAGAAGGTTGGACGAGCGCCAACTTCTAGAAGAGAAAAAAGCGAATACCGTTGGTATTCCTATTCAGAATGAAATATTCTCTCCTGCACAAAAAGAATTAAGGTGGAGCTCTTTTAAGAACAAAGACCCACAAAGCATGTTTGATGTATTTACCAAACCTATGGTAGATGAAATGACAGTTTTTGACCACATGAAACAAGTAGGAAATACAGGTGGTGTCTTTGCTGAGTTTATGAGCAAAGCCAACTTTATAATTGCTACTCCAAGATTGTTAGACCAAGTGGTTCAGTTAATTGATAAAATCAACATGAACGATAGAGACACCAAAGGAGATTTGTACGAGTACATGCTCTCTAAAATTGCTTCTGCAGGTACTAACGGACAGTTTAGAACACCAAGACACATCATTAAAATGATGGTGGATATGACACAACCTAAAAAGGATGATGTTATTTGTGATCCTTCTTCTGGAACAGCAGGTTTTTTAGTTGCAGCAGGAGAATACTTTAGAGAAAATCATGAAGACTGGTTTCTAGATAAAACCTTTAGAGATCATTTTAATAACGAAATGTTTAATGGTGTAGAGATAGATGATACCATGATTCGTATTGGAGCTATGAACCTACAGTTGCATGGTATAGAAAGCCCTAATTTAATGAAGAATGATGCACTAAGTGAAAGTGCTGGAGATATAAGAGATAAATACTCGCTAATCCTTGCTAACCCACCTTTTAAAGGGAGTTTAGATTATGATGGTGTAGAAAACTCGATACTAAAAACAGTGAAGTCTAAGAAGACCGAATTACTCTTTTTAGGTCTAATGCTTAGGATGCTAAAATCTGGTGGTAGATGTGCTGTAATTGTGCCAGATGGTGTTTTATTTGGTAGCTCTAATGCTCACAAACAAATTAGAAAGGAAATTATAGAAAAGCACAAATTAGATGCTGTTATTTCTATGCCAAGTGGTGTATTTAAACCGTATGCAGGGGTAAGTACTGCTGTACTCTTTTTTACAAAAACAGGTACAGGTGGTACAGACCATGTTTGGTTTTACGACATGAAAGCAGATGGTTATAGTTTAGATGATAAGCGTAACGATAGTAAAGACAATGATATCCCTGATATTTTAAACAGATACCGTAATCTAGAGGAAGAAAAAGGTAGAGCAAAAACAGACAAAAGTTTCTTAGTGCCTTTTGATGAAATTAAAGAAAACGACTGGGATTTATCTATAAACCGCTACAAAGAAATTATATATGATGAGATTGTATATGATGCTCCTGCGGATATCATAAAAGAGATTGAAACTTTGGATACAGAACGTAACCAAGCTTTAGCAGCTTTAAAAGAGATGTTGAGATGA
- a CDS encoding restriction endonuclease subunit S, with the protein MSKNYLNMVTLGDVLDYEQPTNYIVDKADYSDEFEIPVLTAGKTFLLGYTDETHNVFKNIPVIIFDDFTTAFKYVDFPFKVKSSAMKILKAKEEIADIKFLYYRMMKTGIDTQLHKRYWISKYSKVKIPLPPLDQQKKIAAILDAADTYRQKTKALITKYDELTQSLFLDMFGGYFKNKEGYLSISEVSSFIDYRGKTLTKVDNGIAYVTAKSVRIGYFDKKRLDYITKETYDEIMTRGYPKTGDVLFTTEGATLGFTCRIPHGLEEFAVGQRLITLQTKENYNSVVLEFMLNSSEIQGSIFQLATGSAVKGIRAAKFKTIKIPVPPIDLQTKFAERVKVIESQKEQAQAGLVQAENLFNSLLQRAFKGELV; encoded by the coding sequence ATGAGTAAAAACTATTTGAATATGGTAACTCTGGGAGATGTATTAGATTACGAACAGCCTACAAATTATATTGTCGATAAGGCTGATTATAGTGATGAGTTTGAGATACCTGTCTTGACTGCTGGAAAAACATTCTTATTAGGTTATACAGATGAAACTCATAATGTCTTTAAAAATATACCAGTTATAATTTTTGACGATTTTACAACAGCCTTTAAATATGTAGATTTCCCTTTTAAAGTAAAATCTTCTGCAATGAAAATTTTAAAAGCAAAAGAAGAAATAGCTGATATCAAATTCTTGTACTATAGGATGATGAAAACAGGAATTGATACACAATTACATAAACGATATTGGATATCAAAATATTCAAAAGTAAAAATCCCTCTCCCACCACTAGACCAACAAAAAAAGATTGCAGCAATTTTAGATGCAGCAGATACCTACAGACAAAAAACAAAAGCACTCATTACTAAGTATGATGAGTTGACACAAAGTTTGTTTCTAGATATGTTTGGAGGATACTTTAAAAACAAAGAAGGTTATCTTTCTATCAGTGAAGTTTCATCTTTTATAGATTATAGAGGTAAGACGTTAACAAAAGTTGATAATGGGATCGCATATGTGACAGCAAAAAGTGTTCGAATTGGGTATTTTGATAAAAAAAGATTGGATTATATCACTAAGGAAACTTATGATGAAATAATGACAAGAGGATACCCTAAAACTGGTGATGTATTATTTACAACTGAAGGAGCTACTTTAGGATTTACTTGTAGAATCCCTCATGGGTTAGAAGAATTTGCTGTAGGACAAAGATTAATAACCCTACAAACAAAAGAAAACTATAACTCTGTTGTATTAGAGTTTATGCTTAACTCATCGGAAATTCAAGGTAGTATTTTTCAACTTGCTACAGGTAGTGCGGTTAAAGGAATAAGAGCTGCAAAATTCAAGACTATTAAAATCCCAGTTCCACCAATAGATCTCCAAACCAAATTTGCCGAAAGAGTAAAAGTTATAGAGTCACAAAAAGAACAAGCACAAGCAGGTTTAGTACAAGCAGAAAATTTGTTTAACAGCCTTTTACAAAGGGCGTTTAAAGGAGAGTTGGTGTAA